A part of Thermosinus carboxydivorans Nor1 genomic DNA contains:
- a CDS encoding slipin family protein, producing the protein MAKKQNLDNGNPPLSMQQPQIGPCHRPSWLPFNVFMLSCAAGIALYTYLDELWLAAIVIIAGTLLSMSVKVAAEWEKAVVLRLGKYKGLKGPGHFWIVPFVDSVAYWIDQRIVATPFLAEQTLTKDTVPVNVDAILFWVVWDPEKAALEVENYREAVAWTAQTALRDVVGRTMLSELLSERENLDKILQEVIDRRTEPWGITVQSVEIRDVIIPEALQEAMSREAQAERERRARIILGTTEAEIAHCFATAAKVYENNPIALQLRAMNILYEGLKEKGSLVVTPSGVADALNLGALAAITKGLEEKKAETVREEAAATKAKEMA; encoded by the coding sequence ATGGCGAAAAAGCAAAATCTTGATAATGGCAATCCCCCGCTCAGCATGCAGCAGCCGCAAATCGGTCCTTGCCACCGTCCCAGCTGGCTGCCGTTTAACGTTTTTATGTTGTCCTGCGCGGCCGGCATTGCGTTATATACCTATCTGGATGAACTGTGGCTGGCGGCTATCGTTATAATTGCTGGCACGCTCCTCAGCATGTCGGTCAAAGTGGCGGCCGAGTGGGAAAAAGCCGTGGTGCTACGGCTTGGCAAGTACAAGGGGCTGAAGGGACCAGGCCATTTTTGGATCGTTCCGTTCGTCGATTCCGTTGCCTACTGGATTGACCAGCGGATTGTCGCTACTCCTTTTCTGGCCGAACAAACTCTGACTAAAGACACCGTACCGGTAAATGTTGATGCCATTTTGTTTTGGGTGGTGTGGGACCCGGAAAAGGCCGCCCTGGAAGTGGAAAACTACCGCGAGGCGGTGGCTTGGACGGCCCAGACGGCGCTGCGCGACGTCGTGGGGCGAACGATGCTGTCTGAGCTTTTATCCGAACGGGAAAACTTGGATAAGATTTTGCAGGAAGTCATCGATCGCCGGACTGAGCCATGGGGGATTACGGTCCAGTCGGTTGAGATCCGGGACGTGATTATCCCGGAAGCGCTGCAGGAGGCCATGAGCCGCGAGGCCCAGGCGGAAAGGGAGCGGCGGGCCCGCATTATCCTTGGTACGACCGAGGCCGAGATTGCCCATTGCTTTGCCACTGCCGCCAAAGTATACGAAAACAACCCCATTGCTCTGCAGCTTAGGGCGATGAATATTTTATACGAAGGACTCAAGGAAAAAGGCAGTTTGGTGGTGACGCCGAGCGGCGTCGCCGATGCGCTTAACCTTGGCGCCCTCGCCGCCATTACCAAAGGTCTGGAGGAAAAGAAAGCCGAAACTGTTCGGGAAGAAGCGGCGGCGACCAAGGCCAAGGAGATGGCTTGA
- a CDS encoding GntR family transcriptional regulator, producing MLPITIDYTSGIPIYVQIKEAIQNAIRTGAYPRGAQLPTVRQLAVQLKINANTVSRAYAELEREGVISSQQGRGTFVTMSTDIDYAKLAQLEAKVARLLEEAAALGFSAADVQAVLDNAVRHGTLLTRKEV from the coding sequence ATGCTGCCCATCACGATTGACTACACCAGCGGAATTCCGATTTATGTGCAAATTAAAGAGGCCATTCAGAACGCGATCCGGACAGGCGCGTACCCGCGGGGGGCGCAACTGCCGACGGTGCGGCAGCTGGCCGTCCAGCTCAAAATTAATGCCAATACGGTCAGCCGGGCCTACGCCGAGCTGGAGCGCGAAGGCGTCATTTCCAGCCAGCAGGGCCGCGGCACCTTTGTCACCATGTCCACCGACATTGATTACGCCAAGCTGGCCCAACTGGAGGCGAAAGTGGCCCGGCTGCTAGAGGAGGCGGCGGCGCTAGGGTTTTCCGCCGCCGATGTGCAGGCGGTATTGGATAATGCCGTCCGGCATGGCACCCTACTGACTAGAAAAGAGGTGTAA
- the rpoN gene encoding RNA polymerase factor sigma-54, which translates to MRMDYGLRQELSQKLVMTPQLRQAIAILQLSSLELVEMVEAELLENPVLEVEDNRLGEAEGEAPADSGSLDLANDYLEWVKYLDEGIDTGFVPAAEEEKSSAEFYGATMVPLHEHLEFQLHLAALNASARRAGEYLIGCIDDNGYLRVSVEEAAAALAMPAALVEEVLTLIQTFDPPGVGARDLRECLSIQARQRGIADPIVWAVIDGYLPDIAAGRLRCIANKLGCTTQDVQRAVDIIRTLDPKPGRGFGQGKQSAYILPDVTIERVGGRYVILVNDSIVPRLTINPYYRRLMREADSDARRFVEGRINAALWLMRSIEQRRQTLYNVVEAIVDLQRDFFDHGPKFLRPLTMKKVAERLGIHESTVSRATANKYAATPHGLLALRAFFSAGVQGAGGEDVAACQVKREIRELVAREDPAHPLSDQALTELLSRRGIAVSRRTVAKYREELGIPSSCKRKRY; encoded by the coding sequence ATGCGCATGGACTATGGCCTCAGGCAGGAGCTGTCGCAAAAACTGGTCATGACGCCGCAACTGCGCCAAGCCATAGCCATTTTGCAGCTGTCGTCCCTCGAACTTGTAGAAATGGTCGAAGCCGAGCTTTTAGAAAACCCTGTCCTCGAGGTGGAAGACAATAGGCTGGGCGAGGCGGAAGGAGAAGCGCCAGCAGACAGTGGCAGCCTCGACTTGGCCAATGACTATTTGGAGTGGGTAAAATATCTTGATGAAGGTATTGATACCGGTTTTGTACCGGCGGCAGAGGAGGAAAAATCGTCAGCCGAGTTTTACGGTGCTACCATGGTGCCGCTTCATGAACACCTTGAGTTTCAGCTGCATCTGGCCGCCTTAAATGCGAGCGCCCGCCGGGCCGGTGAATATCTTATCGGCTGTATTGATGACAACGGATATTTGCGGGTGTCGGTGGAAGAAGCGGCGGCGGCGCTGGCTATGCCGGCAGCGTTGGTCGAAGAAGTGCTGACGCTGATCCAGACTTTTGATCCGCCGGGTGTAGGCGCCCGTGACTTGCGGGAGTGTCTGTCCATCCAGGCACGCCAGCGCGGCATTGCCGACCCGATCGTTTGGGCCGTGATCGACGGCTATTTGCCGGACATAGCCGCCGGGCGCCTACGCTGTATTGCCAACAAGTTGGGCTGCACTACTCAGGACGTCCAGCGGGCAGTCGACATCATTCGGACGCTTGACCCCAAGCCGGGCCGGGGCTTTGGCCAGGGCAAACAGTCGGCGTATATCCTGCCGGACGTGACGATTGAACGGGTGGGCGGTCGGTATGTAATTCTCGTCAATGACTCGATCGTGCCGCGCCTTACCATTAACCCTTATTACCGCCGCCTGATGCGGGAAGCTGACAGCGACGCGCGGCGGTTTGTCGAGGGGCGCATTAACGCCGCACTGTGGCTTATGCGCAGTATTGAGCAGCGCCGTCAAACGCTGTATAACGTTGTTGAGGCCATTGTTGACCTGCAACGCGACTTTTTCGACCATGGCCCGAAGTTTTTGCGGCCGCTGACGATGAAAAAGGTCGCCGAGCGTCTGGGCATCCATGAATCGACCGTCAGCCGGGCTACGGCCAATAAATATGCCGCTACGCCGCATGGGCTGCTTGCGCTGCGGGCCTTTTTCTCCGCCGGCGTGCAAGGGGCAGGCGGCGAAGATGTTGCCGCCTGCCAGGTTAAGCGGGAAATCAGGGAACTGGTGGCCCGGGAAGACCCGGCTCACCCGCTGAGCGATCAGGCGCTGACCGAACTATTAAGCCGCCGCGGTATCGCCGTGTCGCGGCGCACGGTGGCCAAATACCGGGAAGAACTTGGCATTCCGTCTTCATGTAAGCGTAAGCGGTATTAA
- the hypE gene encoding hydrogenase expression/formation protein HypE, with protein sequence MSERIKLAHGSGGKLSHDLVREVMLPAFANAALAEMHDGAKVTVGGARLAFTTDSYVVKPLFFAGGDIGKLAVCGTVNDLAMTGAEPLYLSAGFIIEEGFAIDDLRRIVASMRRAADEAGVAIVTGDTKVVEKGAVDGLYINTAGVGVLPSGVDISPKRVRPGQDIILSGPIGDHAIAVMSERHGLTLPEEVVSDCAPLAGLVKAILTAVPDGVVLLRDPTRGGVATTLNEIATQAQVGIFLDETAIPVRPAVQAVCEILGFDPLYLANEGKMLVFVEQAFTEQVLNIMNVHPYGREARVIGRVTKQPAGQVGLRTAIGGVRLLDMLVGDQLPRIC encoded by the coding sequence TTGAGCGAACGGATTAAACTCGCCCATGGCAGCGGCGGCAAGCTCAGCCATGATTTGGTGCGGGAGGTCATGCTGCCGGCTTTTGCCAACGCTGCGCTGGCGGAAATGCACGATGGGGCAAAGGTGACCGTCGGCGGCGCCCGCCTGGCGTTTACAACCGATTCGTACGTGGTAAAGCCGCTGTTTTTCGCCGGCGGCGACATTGGCAAACTGGCGGTATGCGGCACCGTCAACGATCTGGCGATGACCGGCGCCGAACCGCTATATCTCAGCGCCGGCTTTATCATTGAAGAAGGCTTTGCTATCGACGACCTGCGGCGCATTGTGGCCTCCATGCGCCGCGCCGCCGACGAAGCCGGGGTGGCGATCGTCACCGGCGATACGAAAGTAGTGGAAAAAGGGGCCGTGGACGGCTTATATATCAATACGGCCGGCGTGGGCGTGCTGCCTAGCGGCGTGGATATTTCGCCCAAGCGCGTCCGACCTGGACAGGATATTATTCTCAGCGGTCCGATTGGCGACCATGCTATTGCTGTCATGAGCGAGCGGCATGGGCTGACGCTGCCGGAAGAAGTGGTCAGCGACTGTGCGCCGCTGGCCGGACTGGTCAAAGCTATTCTCACCGCTGTGCCCGATGGGGTGGTACTGCTGCGGGACCCCACCCGCGGCGGTGTAGCCACGACCCTCAATGAAATTGCTACTCAGGCCCAGGTGGGCATTTTCCTGGATGAAACGGCTATTCCCGTCCGCCCGGCGGTGCAGGCCGTTTGTGAAATTCTGGGATTTGATCCGTTGTACCTCGCTAACGAAGGGAAAATGCTTGTCTTTGTCGAACAAGCATTTACAGAGCAGGTACTGAATATTATGAACGTTCACCCCTATGGGCGGGAGGCGCGGGTCATCGGCCGGGTAACAAAGCAGCCTGCCGGGCAGGTGGGGCTGCGTACCGCTATAGGCGGCGTGCGCCTGCTCGATATGCTGGTCGGCGACCAACTTCCCCGCATTTGCTAA
- the hypD gene encoding hydrogenase formation protein HypD: MKSLTTDRVRQLADFFTAEIARLADRPLRLMEVCGTHTVAIFKAGIRQLLPEQVELVSGPGCPVCVTPNDYLDTAIAYSRQDDVIIATFGDMLRVPGSSSSLMQEKAQGADIRIVYSPLDSLAIARAHPDKKVIFLAVGFETTAPTTAAAILAAEEAHIDNFFVLSSHKLVPPALRALLTAGDAGVRVDGFLLPGHVCTVTGLAPFRFLTEEFGTPAVVAGFEALDILQAVYMLVKQTRAGVAQLENQYARVVRPEGNPAALAALAKVYGEVDAAWRGIGVIPASGLGVREEYARFDARYVLSVGVEPTREAPGCRCGEVLRGVIKPPACPLFGRTCTSEHPVGACMVSVEGACAAWYKYGAGRWQF; the protein is encoded by the coding sequence ATGAAGAGTTTAACGACTGACCGGGTGCGTCAGCTGGCTGACTTTTTTACCGCCGAGATTGCCCGGCTCGCCGACCGCCCGCTCCGGCTGATGGAAGTGTGCGGCACTCATACGGTGGCAATTTTTAAAGCCGGCATCCGCCAACTTTTGCCGGAGCAGGTGGAGCTGGTCAGCGGTCCAGGCTGTCCGGTGTGCGTGACGCCAAATGACTATCTGGACACCGCCATTGCCTACAGCCGTCAGGACGATGTCATTATTGCCACCTTCGGCGATATGTTGCGCGTGCCGGGCTCGTCATCCAGCCTGATGCAGGAAAAGGCGCAGGGCGCCGATATCCGCATCGTCTATTCGCCCCTTGACAGCCTCGCCATCGCTCGGGCCCATCCAGATAAGAAGGTCATTTTTTTGGCGGTGGGGTTTGAGACGACGGCGCCAACGACCGCCGCCGCCATTTTGGCGGCCGAAGAGGCCCATATTGACAACTTTTTTGTGCTTTCGTCGCATAAATTAGTGCCGCCGGCGCTCCGGGCCCTCTTAACCGCCGGCGATGCCGGTGTTCGGGTGGACGGTTTTCTGCTCCCCGGGCATGTCTGCACCGTTACCGGCCTGGCGCCCTTTCGCTTCCTGACCGAAGAGTTTGGCACGCCGGCCGTGGTGGCCGGCTTTGAAGCTCTCGACATTTTGCAGGCGGTATATATGCTGGTCAAACAAACCCGTGCGGGCGTGGCGCAGCTGGAAAACCAGTATGCCCGCGTTGTCCGGCCTGAGGGCAATCCGGCGGCGTTGGCAGCGCTGGCCAAGGTATACGGCGAAGTAGATGCCGCCTGGCGCGGTATTGGCGTAATTCCCGCTTCGGGGCTGGGTGTGCGGGAAGAGTACGCTCGCTTCGATGCCCGGTACGTCCTGAGCGTCGGCGTCGAGCCGACCCGCGAGGCGCCCGGTTGCCGCTGCGGCGAAGTGCTGCGGGGCGTGATCAAGCCACCGGCCTGCCCGCTCTTTGGCCGCACCTGCACGAGCGAGCATCCGGTAGGCGCGTGCATGGTGTCGGTAGAAGGCGCCTGCGCGGCCTGGTATAAATATGGCGCCGGGAGGTGGCAGTTTTGA
- a CDS encoding HypC/HybG/HupF family hydrogenase formation chaperone translates to MCLAVPAEIISRQDMLATVSVSGVTRQVSLVLLPEAQVGDYVLIHAGFAIQKIDAEEARRTLELFKELEEQYEEFND, encoded by the coding sequence ATGTGTTTGGCCGTACCTGCCGAAATAATCTCCCGCCAGGATATGCTGGCCACTGTTTCTGTCAGCGGCGTCACCCGCCAGGTCAGCCTCGTGCTGCTGCCGGAGGCGCAGGTAGGTGACTATGTACTTATTCACGCCGGCTTTGCCATCCAGAAAATTGACGCGGAAGAAGCCCGGCGGACGCTAGAGCTGTTTAAGGAGCTGGAAGAGCAGTATGAAGAGTTTAACGACTGA
- the hypF gene encoding carbamoyltransferase HypF, which yields MERCNVKVTGIVQGVGFRPFVYNLARRHGLAGWVLNDTVGVEIEVEGDSASLDAFLTALRTEAPPLARLATVTVERRPATGAREFVIRHSEGAPGRTALVSPDVATCADCQREMLDPADRRYRYAFINCTNCGPRYTIIKDVPYDRATTTMASFVMCPACQAEYDDPANRRFHAQPNACPVCGPVYRLVDRAGREVAGDVFDAVRALVADGHIVAVKGIGGYHLACDAKNVAAVKALRERKIREDKPFAVMCGSLAAVRRRCQLSPAEEELLTGIVRPIVLLAKSEGYDLADSVAPGNPYLGVMLPYAPVHWLLLGEDDVWVMTSGNTSDEPIAYDDADARERLAGIADYFLVHNRPIYRRADDSVARVVRGQPYLLRRSRGYVPSPLALARPQAPVLACGGELKNTFCLTRDNLAFMSAHIGDLENMATFTAYTDAIAHYQRLCNVQPAVVAYDLHPEYLSTKYALSRPEPKIGIQHHHAHIAAVLAEHGRDDKVIGVAFDGTGYGTDGHLWGGEFLLADCRDFVRAAHCRYLPLPGGAKAIKEPWRLAAWVLYKLYGRAAAGLDIPFARTLPPEWELVVQAADKGLNAPLSSGVGRLFDAAAALLGIRNRINYEGQAAVELELAAVGGAAAPLPYDIKEETPAVLDFYPAFAALTERLARGASVADLAAAFHATVAAATADMVGRISRATGIRTVALSGGVFQNITLLEQIVGMLQQQGLTVLLHRQAPPNDGGLALGQAVIAGERSR from the coding sequence ATGGAGCGCTGCAATGTCAAAGTCACCGGCATTGTCCAAGGGGTGGGATTCCGCCCCTTTGTTTATAACCTGGCCCGCCGCCACGGTCTGGCGGGGTGGGTGCTTAACGACACCGTCGGCGTGGAAATCGAAGTGGAGGGGGATAGCGCCAGCCTGGACGCTTTTCTCACCGCCCTGCGCACAGAAGCGCCGCCGCTCGCCCGCCTTGCGACGGTGACTGTTGAGCGTCGCCCGGCTACCGGCGCGCGGGAGTTTGTCATCCGTCACAGCGAGGGCGCGCCGGGACGCACCGCCCTGGTGTCGCCCGATGTGGCCACCTGCGCCGACTGCCAGCGGGAAATGCTTGACCCGGCCGACCGGCGGTACCGCTATGCCTTCATCAACTGCACCAACTGCGGGCCCCGCTATACCATTATCAAGGACGTGCCCTACGACCGGGCCACGACTACCATGGCGTCCTTTGTCATGTGCCCGGCCTGTCAGGCCGAATATGACGACCCCGCCAATCGTCGGTTTCATGCCCAGCCCAACGCCTGTCCGGTCTGCGGCCCTGTTTACCGCCTGGTTGACCGGGCCGGGCGGGAGGTGGCCGGCGACGTGTTTGACGCCGTGCGGGCACTGGTCGCCGATGGGCATATTGTCGCCGTCAAGGGTATCGGCGGCTACCACCTGGCCTGCGATGCCAAGAACGTGGCGGCGGTGAAAGCCTTACGGGAACGCAAAATTCGGGAGGACAAGCCCTTTGCCGTCATGTGCGGCAGCCTGGCGGCTGTCCGCCGGCGCTGCCAGCTGTCGCCGGCCGAAGAAGAACTCTTAACCGGCATTGTCCGGCCGATTGTGCTTTTGGCCAAAAGCGAAGGCTATGACCTGGCGGACAGCGTCGCTCCCGGCAACCCCTATCTCGGGGTGATGCTGCCGTACGCGCCGGTGCACTGGCTGCTGCTCGGTGAAGACGATGTTTGGGTGATGACGAGCGGCAATACGAGCGACGAGCCGATTGCTTACGACGATGCCGACGCGCGGGAGCGTCTGGCCGGCATTGCCGACTATTTTCTTGTTCATAATCGCCCCATTTATCGCCGGGCCGATGATTCGGTGGCGCGCGTTGTTCGCGGCCAACCCTATCTGCTCCGCCGCAGCCGCGGCTATGTTCCGTCGCCGCTGGCGCTGGCCCGGCCGCAGGCGCCGGTGTTGGCCTGCGGCGGCGAGCTAAAGAATACCTTTTGCCTGACCCGGGACAATCTGGCGTTTATGAGCGCCCATATCGGGGATTTGGAGAACATGGCCACTTTCACGGCATACACCGACGCCATTGCCCATTACCAGCGGCTATGTAACGTCCAGCCTGCCGTGGTGGCCTATGACCTGCACCCCGAATATTTGTCCACGAAGTATGCTCTATCTCGGCCGGAACCGAAAATCGGCATCCAGCATCACCATGCCCATATTGCCGCCGTGCTGGCCGAGCACGGCCGGGATGACAAAGTGATTGGCGTGGCTTTTGACGGTACCGGCTACGGTACTGATGGCCACCTGTGGGGCGGCGAGTTTCTGCTTGCCGATTGCCGCGACTTTGTCCGCGCTGCCCACTGCCGCTATTTGCCGTTGCCCGGCGGCGCTAAGGCCATCAAGGAGCCCTGGCGCCTGGCGGCCTGGGTGCTTTATAAGCTCTATGGCCGGGCCGCTGCCGGCCTTGACATCCCTTTCGCCCGCACGCTGCCGCCGGAGTGGGAGCTCGTGGTGCAGGCCGCGGATAAGGGACTGAATGCGCCGCTGTCATCGGGGGTCGGCCGGCTGTTTGACGCTGCGGCGGCTCTCCTTGGTATTCGTAACCGAATTAATTATGAAGGTCAGGCGGCGGTCGAGCTCGAACTGGCGGCTGTCGGCGGGGCGGCGGCGCCGCTGCCTTATGATATTAAAGAGGAAACGCCGGCCGTGCTTGATTTTTATCCCGCGTTTGCGGCCTTGACCGAACGGCTTGCCCGCGGGGCAAGCGTCGCCGATTTGGCCGCGGCCTTCCACGCCACGGTGGCGGCGGCGACGGCCGACATGGTGGGGCGCATCAGCCGGGCTACCGGGATTCGTACGGTCGCCCTCAGCGGTGGCGTTTTCCAAAATATTACCCTCTTGGAACAAATCGTTGGAATGTTACAGCAACAAGGATTGACAGTCCTGCTCCACCGCCAGGCGCCGCCCAATGACGGCGGGCTGGCCCTGGGACAGGCGGTCATTGCCGGAGAAAGGAGCCGATAA
- the scfB gene encoding thioether cross-link-forming SCIFF peptide maturase, with protein MRESSIHKFHINGMYLLLDVNSGAVHVIDKLVYDVLDLFDGANDAAVLAALAGVYGAGAVKEALTELHELIDQGLLFAPELTVPSTFSDKPIVKSLCLHVAHDCNLRCRYCFAGTGDFGHDRGLMTKEVAEQAVEFLIASSGPRRHCEIDFFGGEPLLNMEVVRHTVDYVRRRAAETGKIFKLTLTTNAVLLDDAIINYLNEHNISLVLSLDGRREVHDRMRPDALGRGSYDEVVANIKRAVASRNGQNYYVRGTFTAYNIDFAADVLAMADLGFTQLSVEPVVGKDSDYALREEHLPELFRQYEILAAEYLERKFTGRGFDFFHFNLELNNGPCVAKRLSGCGAGHEYFAVTPTGQLYPCHQFVGRDEFCLGTVFEGVKNTALPQKFRQAHALNKEACRQCWARFYCSGGCHANAHLFHGDINKPYELGCALQKKRLECALMIQAKLALARQGKDA; from the coding sequence ATGCGCGAGTCTAGTATTCATAAATTTCATATAAACGGCATGTATCTGCTGCTTGATGTCAACAGCGGCGCCGTCCACGTCATCGACAAGCTGGTTTACGACGTTTTGGATCTTTTTGATGGCGCTAACGATGCGGCTGTCCTGGCGGCCTTAGCCGGCGTTTACGGTGCAGGCGCGGTTAAAGAAGCGCTAACCGAGCTGCACGAGCTTATTGACCAGGGGCTGCTTTTCGCCCCTGAACTGACCGTGCCGTCTACTTTCAGCGATAAGCCCATCGTCAAATCGCTGTGTCTACATGTGGCCCATGACTGTAACCTGCGCTGCCGTTATTGCTTTGCCGGTACCGGCGATTTCGGCCACGACCGGGGGTTGATGACCAAAGAGGTGGCCGAGCAGGCCGTTGAATTTCTCATTGCCAGCAGTGGCCCGCGCCGCCACTGTGAAATCGACTTTTTCGGCGGCGAACCGCTGCTTAATATGGAGGTTGTTCGCCACACGGTAGATTATGTGCGCCGTCGCGCTGCCGAGACAGGCAAGATTTTTAAGCTCACCTTGACCACTAACGCCGTTCTCTTAGACGACGCAATTATTAACTATTTGAATGAGCATAATATCAGTCTGGTGCTCAGCCTGGACGGCCGGCGCGAGGTCCATGACCGGATGCGGCCTGATGCTTTGGGGCGCGGCAGTTATGACGAGGTAGTGGCCAATATCAAAAGAGCCGTGGCGTCCCGCAATGGCCAAAACTATTATGTGCGCGGTACCTTTACGGCTTATAACATCGACTTTGCCGCTGACGTGCTGGCCATGGCCGATTTGGGCTTTACCCAGTTGTCGGTTGAGCCGGTGGTGGGCAAAGATAGCGACTATGCCCTAAGGGAGGAACATTTACCTGAATTGTTCCGCCAGTATGAAATCTTGGCCGCCGAATATCTGGAGCGCAAGTTTACCGGGCGGGGCTTCGACTTTTTCCACTTTAACCTGGAGCTTAACAACGGCCCTTGTGTGGCCAAGCGGCTGAGCGGCTGCGGCGCCGGCCACGAGTATTTTGCCGTGACGCCGACCGGCCAGCTTTACCCATGCCACCAGTTTGTCGGCCGGGACGAGTTTTGTCTTGGCACCGTTTTTGAAGGAGTGAAAAACACCGCTCTGCCGCAAAAGTTCCGCCAGGCCCATGCCCTGAACAAGGAAGCCTGCCGCCAGTGCTGGGCGCGGTTTTACTGCAGCGGCGGCTGTCACGCCAACGCCCACTTGTTCCACGGCGATATCAATAAGCCCTATGAGCTGGGCTGCGCCCTGCAAAAGAAGCGGCTCGAGTGCGCCCTGATGATTCAGGCCAAATTAGCACTGGCCCGGCAGGGAAAAGACGCATAA
- the scfA gene encoding six-cysteine ranthipeptide SCIFF yields MAKHILTVNTASLQKTVHTGGCGECQTSCQSACKTSCTVGNQVCQK; encoded by the coding sequence ATGGCGAAGCACATCCTTACTGTAAATACAGCTTCCCTGCAAAAGACGGTACATACCGGCGGCTGCGGGGAATGTCAGACTTCCTGCCAATCGGCTTGCAAGACGTCCTGCACCGTTGGCAATCAGGTCTGCCAGAAGTAG
- a CDS encoding glycosyltransferase family 9 protein — MLNNKRVVLIRLSSIGDVLHCTPVAKALKTACPACHLTWVVGEGPADVLVANPYIDELYVWPRERWERNLQSGRLGEARRLWRHLGEDLGCRPFDVALDVHGLFLSGLVTSATGAPRRIGLGGTREFNWLFMTEQAPKLADDVHVIQQYLSILRPLGIRTADYNMTLCLTREAVAFADRFLAAHGVEPDEVLVAINPVTTWPAKNWPPASFAAVAAALGVDCRILLTGGPRDKEVTAYIAQQAGTACIDAAGSTTLLELAALLARCRVVLTGDTGPLHMAVALGVPTVSIFGPTDPRKYGPLTPGHVILQGEADCAPCHKKVCRHQDIRCLRSVTPDAAIAAVRQQLAAYSQLQPLPSEKW, encoded by the coding sequence ATGCTGAACAACAAACGCGTCGTCCTCATCCGGCTAAGTTCCATCGGCGATGTGCTGCACTGCACGCCGGTGGCCAAAGCCTTAAAAACGGCCTGCCCCGCCTGCCACCTGACCTGGGTGGTCGGCGAAGGTCCCGCTGACGTACTCGTCGCCAATCCGTACATTGATGAATTGTATGTCTGGCCCCGTGAGCGCTGGGAACGCAATTTGCAGTCCGGCCGCCTGGGCGAAGCCCGCCGCCTGTGGCGCCACTTGGGCGAAGATTTGGGCTGTCGTCCTTTCGATGTGGCCCTCGACGTGCACGGCCTGTTTTTAAGCGGGCTGGTAACCAGCGCCACCGGCGCACCGCGCCGCATCGGCCTGGGCGGCACCCGGGAGTTCAATTGGCTGTTTATGACCGAACAGGCGCCAAAATTGGCCGACGATGTCCATGTGATTCAGCAGTATTTAAGCATCCTGCGGCCACTTGGCATACGGACCGCCGACTATAATATGACCCTCTGCCTGACCCGTGAGGCCGTCGCCTTTGCTGACCGCTTTCTGGCCGCGCACGGCGTCGAGCCTGATGAGGTGCTGGTGGCCATCAACCCTGTCACTACCTGGCCGGCCAAGAACTGGCCCCCCGCCAGTTTCGCCGCCGTGGCCGCGGCTTTGGGCGTCGATTGCCGTATTCTGCTGACCGGCGGTCCCCGTGACAAAGAAGTTACCGCTTATATCGCCCAGCAGGCCGGCACGGCGTGCATCGACGCCGCCGGCAGCACCACGCTGCTTGAGTTGGCGGCTCTCTTGGCCCGCTGCCGGGTCGTACTCACCGGCGACACCGGGCCGCTCCACATGGCCGTCGCCCTCGGCGTCCCGACCGTCAGCATTTTTGGCCCAACCGACCCGCGCAAGTATGGGCCGCTGACGCCTGGTCACGTCATCCTGCAGGGCGAGGCCGATTGTGCTCCCTGCCATAAAAAAGTGTGCCGTCACCAGGATATACGCTGCCTGCGCTCCGTCACCCCGGACGCGGCGATAGCGGCCGTACGGCAGCAACTGGCCGCATACTCGCAACTGCAACCGCTGCCTTCTGAAAAATGGTAA